Genomic segment of Juglans microcarpa x Juglans regia isolate MS1-56 chromosome 7S, Jm3101_v1.0, whole genome shotgun sequence:
TTTGATGGAATTAACATAGTTGATAATTCATCCAACTTTCCTATCAACTTCCACATAATATGCACACTTTTAATTGAGAATAGTCCCTTCCTAGATGGACCCCACACAATTTTATCTTTTACATCCATTTTGCTCAAAAGTATGCTAAAAATCTGGTCTGCTTCCTCCTCATTGAATATTCTTCTAATCAGTTCCTCATTCCACTTCCCAGTATGCTACATTATAAGCTCTCTAACCTTTGCCTCTCTTCGGTATCGACACTAGTGATTGTACACTAAAAGTTGTTGGAGGTAGAAAGCCACTTGTGACCCCAAATCTTTATGCTTTTTCAATTACCAACCCTCCATCTTAGACCCTCTTTTAATAAATCCACTACATTCCACACACCCCTCCATATTAGAGAATGTTTGTAACCCAATTTAGCCTCCAGTAGGGACGTTGAtctgaaatatttctctttataaattatGGCTACCAAGCTACTCGATTATTGAATAATCTCCACCTCTGCTTGGCCAACAAGGCCAAATTAAAACTTTCTAGATCCCAAAACCATGCCCTCCTTTCCCTTTTTGctttctcatatttttccaaCTTCTCCACTGcacattgctttttttttttttttatttgttgatttcCCCACCAGAATTTTGCAAACATTACACTCATCTCTTTACATAAATTTTTAGGGAGCTTGAACACACTCATGGTGTAGGTTGAAATTGCTTGAAGTACAGCATTTATCAAGATTTCCTTACCTAATGAGGAcataaatgtatttttctaaTTGTTAACTTTTTGTCATACTCTCTCCTTTATATATCTAAAATCCTAGCCATGTGATCAGAACAACAAGAGATGAATTACAAGAGCTTCAGTTGGCTCAACAATCTTTAATGAAGAACCAAGGAAGCAATGCAGAAAGAAGTATCCTGAAGTGGAAAAAGCCAAGAGAGAACTATGTAAAGATCAATTGGGATACAACATTGGACCAAAAAGACACGAAGATAGGGTTAGGGATTATCATCAGAGATGAGGAATGGGAAGTATTGGCAGCAATCTATGATCAAAGAAGCAATGTATATCAACTAGCCTTGGCAGAAAGTTATGCCTTTTGGAGAGCAATGGAAGTATGTAGGGATCCCAACTTCAATAAGGTAATATTCGGAGGTGATGCTCAAGCCATTATTAATGCAGTCAATGATGAGAAATAAGAACTCTCCTATTATGGGAGTGTTGTAGAAGATGCAAAGAAACTTTTGAAGAGAAGAAGTGATTGGCAGGTGCAATTTGTATATAGAAGCGTAAATGAGGTAGCACACATTTTAGCAAAGGCAGCTTTATAGGAGTTAGAATCGAGATAGTTCGGATAGAAGAGGCTCCATACTGCATAAAATTTCATCTGGAGAAGGATAAGAATTGTAACGAGTGATATGGTTATAATGAATACAAagtcttttattaaaaaaaaaaaaatacaagtattTTTcgatattctcatatatttcattttcaaaaatcgcTCAAATgtaaaacacttttcaatttcaaatattcaatttttttatataatcattacgatttttctaaacttttaaacaaaatataaaaaataatacaagttacaacattttcaaatttaaaaaatatatatttaaaaataattaattttataatatttttatttaactttttatctttcatttcttgaaatctaataaaatatcttaactcatacaaatttattactatttatatacaaatttattactatttacagatattATATTCAAATGAGACCTAAGTCAGTGCACTTCGTTCTACTATGGCTTCCCAGTTTTGTAGCAATCATAGTATAACCTCAGTTTGGTTTTGGAAGTATTCTGATCCCACAATTTGTATTCTGATCGATGTGAATTATTGGGAACAAAACCTGCTTTAAACAAGACATATACAGTAATCAACGAAAGAAGAGACAATGACATCTTCTACAGATCATCCGACCAACTAATCATCATCGAGTTCAAAAATGACataaatatcaataaattataattcataatttaaaaaatttatataaaaaaataataattacattcATTAATATGCAAGCaccatataatcattttaaaaaaataaatatatacagaatccacatgaaaaaaaataaaaataataataaattttattatttttcaaaatgattgtacaaCACTTATATACTCTACAATTATacgtaatattactcttttatatatatttaacatttttaaactaCTAAAAAGTCATATAGTGCATTTTATAAGACTCGAAATCTCCCAAATTCCTTACCCAAGaaacttataaaatagataattttttttgaatatttcaaatctcaaaaagagtgcacataatttatttattttttaataatttaagaatataaaaagtCATGTGATGGTCAGAagtatatataaagaataattttctcaaactataCGTTGGAATAGTTGTTAGTTTAATTGAAAATAAGGTAATTTATATAACAAACTGACCAgttccaatatatatgttacattatTTTGAAACATATGAATAATAGCTATGAAAATTGACCAacacataataatattaatacaaagtTATAACAACCCtctatatacatattttttaagctCCTAACATTCCATATATGCTTGTTTCTCATGCTATGACAATGACTAAATTGTTATTTAAACTaattacaaaagaaatataataaataaaaatatattttgagaacgAAATTCGAAATTGGTCAGCTTTGAACTATTCAAAGTAAATTACTGTAGTTTTCTCTTCTAGCTATCTagcaaagaaataaataatggtATTTTCCCcccattttctatattttctgcTTAGCAGTCTCAGTAGTGCAATATAAATCATAATATAATCGAGCTCTGGGTTGTTGCTCGAATTTGAAAACTttaagtgagagaaaaatagacATATTTAAGTATaccatatcatataaatattgttCATATTCGTACAAATATTACAGACAACATAAAATaagtatattcattttaaaaaaaaataaatgaatataaaatttataaaaaaaaaatttaaatttttaataataaattttatattttttaaagcgactatattatatttatacactttatgAATACACAtacttttgttttaatatttatgatgacGCAGCACGTCAACGTACACACATATCCTCTTTTGAGTGGTTATGAGTCATGACATGACAATTAATactattatgaaaaataattttcccATCTTTTATTTTAAGGAATTAAGCCTACTGTAGATCTAGACTTTCGTTGGACTGCACCTAGCAAATTAGGCCCATTAACTTGAGAATGTAAATACTGAGTGCAAGGAGTTTCAATTGTgacatattttgtttggaattaTTAAGCCTGCGTTTGAACGTTGAATTTagttaaattaagttaaattttttataaatagtgaaTTAAGATGGTATTATGAGTTTTGTATAGTCCATctgagataaatttaaatatgtttaaatgttaagataagtttagatgtatttatgagaaattgaaaaaaagttgtggatccCACGTATCCTACGTATAAAgaagtattgaattgaaaaaagttatgtatcccatgtgtaaagaggttttgagttgatatgagtttaataatttgagagttgggtgtttgaatgttagattttgtttaaaattagactgaactgaattgaactCAGATgaatttaacaaccaaacggaGCCTAAGAGGTATCTGGTTATATTTGAAGGCAAACAGAAGTGAATGCTTGAATCCATGAATCACATAGACCATATAAGAATAACAGCTTGATAAGCATGGAAAACAAAAGAACCAAAAGATCAGAGGAAGAAAGAATAGGATTGTAATATATCTGTACGTGGCAATAGCAGACATTAGATCGATGGAAAAACTCGACCAATACAGTTTTACAGAAGCAGAAAACCATTTTCTTACACAAACTCAAACCGCATAAGAAGCCTTACTGAGTTGTATTTCTCTCCTCTACGGTTAAAAAGGGGGACTGCACGGATCCCTGGCCTTAATTCCCACACTGGCAAACAAGTTTGGCCGCCGAAATCACCCTTTCCGGACATGTCATACTCATGCACTACAACTCTAAGCAAGGCCAGTTCAGGAACAGTCAATGGAAATGTAAACTCTTCATCCCAAACTGGAGTCCAGTCGTCctctattttctttgtttccttCATTAGGGTATCAGCTGGGACTCCTGCTATGCCAACCTGCACTAGAAATCGAGGGATAAATCTACACAacaacttagaaaaaaaaaaatcctcaggGCTCATATCTTATTGTGCAATGTGCGTGCTTGGCTGTTAACTGCAAGTTGCAGAGTAAGGGGGACCAGGCTTTGCAGGCATAATGTTTGTCATGGTCAGAAACACTGATATACATCCCACAAAATATGAGAGGTTGAGCCTTGGGTGATAAAGCAGTAGGTTGTTTGAAGACAATAGGAACTAGGAAGCATGAGATGAATATTCTATGATGCAGCTAATGCACACAAACTTACCTTGGTGTAAAAATCTGGGGGTGAAAACTGATCGAAGTGTGTCTGTTTAAAATCCAAATGCCATCCATCTCCCATATATACTTTCACCTGTGGGGGATGATGAGTCttgagaaaaaaggaagaagttaTCAAGAAAGTGCAGAACTGATTTTAGTCTAACAGGAGCCCACCTTGAAAGTCTTCTTCACTTGCAAATTTGCTTTAGGATCAAACACTTCATTGTTGGGGCCTACTTTCATTAGAAGATCAGGCTTTCTCACATAACCACAACCCCCATTGGATCTAAACATCCCATGCATCAACCATAGATATTTGCCACATCCCTGCAATTGTAGTTGATTTATGACATGACAACTAGTCTACACTGATACTCAGGTAACAAGAATACTGAAGAAGAATTTTGTCCCCCTTGCACTAATCTTACTCGTTTGCTCTAATGCAACTCTGCTGACCAGAAAACATTTGACACCAGGAGAATTGAGGAAAACCTTTACCAAAGCACTAGATGTCTCAATGaccataaaattttagatttttatacaACGATGTCAAAAGGAACAGAAAATCTCTAAAATGAATACCAGTTCAAGAAAATACTCGATGTCTTGCTCTCAATCTAATCACAGGCAATCTTTtgatatttccttttttttttataattattcctTTTAGAGATTTTCTGTTCCTTTAGACATCATTGTATTCAAATcgttgtattcaaatcacaggCAATCTTTTGATATTTCAAATATGCTCATTATAGGATAGCACAGATTAGCTAGCAAAGAAGTGAGGACAAAAATTGAAACCTCGAGACATTGAAAGAAAAGTAAACAAGTAATATGATGTGTGCAATTAGAGAAAGAAGAACAATTAACCAAACCTGCATATTAAATGCTACCATTTGAGCCCCATGCGTCCAACCAATTAATGGGTTGTAGTTGGAGGAGTTAAACCGAGTACCCTTGGGGTACACTCTCAGGAAATTGCTCTGGGTAAATCTAAATATCCAGGGGAATTGCTagcatcaatttataaaaacttcgtggaaacaacaacaaacaaaaaaaaaaagtacgagAGAATTGTTTCGACAGCTTATCCTAGAAATTTGTTTAGTACCTAACAACATCCATTCCATTAGATGAAACAGCCTTTTCAAGTGCTTGTTCACTCAAACTAAGGCGTCTAACTTTGTTGAGTTCAACTTTTAACGCCTCCTTTAGACCACCCTTTGGTTTTCCAGCATGAATAGCAATTAGACACTTGTATGAACATGGACCTGGTGGACGTGAATCATGATCAGAGTCATCATGATCCTCATCATCCTGATTGTGCTGACTTGAATCACTATCACTCTGCAATCGAATTGAGCAAGATTTATATAACTAAAAACCTAATAGGCAGGAAACCAGATAGGAATGAAGTTCTTATGTGGTGAATTTTCTTTCTCAGCGCACCGTATCGTCATCTTGTTCATCAGAATCCTTTCCCTTGAGTGACTTCTCCTTCTTTTCCTTGCTAATCTTAGCTTGAAGAAACTCCTTTGGAGGTTTGGTTGAGATAATAAACCGATACTTCAATTCGTCTGGTGAAGGGAGCTCTTTTAAACATTCAGATTCAGGATAAAACAACATATCTTCAAATGTTTGAGTGatcaactaaaaaataaacaatgcaaCCATTAGACTATTACTCCAAAAAAGAAAGGTGGTCCTAACTAATAGAAGGAACTGAAAAATACCTGGGCTACTTTAGCCTGAAGATCTACTGTAAGATGGTCCTCAAGAGTTATTATGACAGGGTATGGTGATGAAGAAAATGCATGCTCTCTAATGGATTTCAGGCATTCAATAAGTTCCACCGGAGTTGTCAGGGTCCTACATTTATGAGCGCACACTTTTAAACAAATTAGAAGTGTTATTTGAAAgcattt
This window contains:
- the LOC121240525 gene encoding phosphoinositide phospholipase C 4-like isoform X2 encodes the protein MGTYRMCVCFTRKFKIKESEPPPDVKEAFNKYAEGGNYMTEEQLHRFLVEVQGETGASISDAVRVVEQVLQKRHHISKYTRKHTLSLDDFHHYLFSMELNPPIGDEVHQDMTAPVSNYFIYTGHNSYLTGNQLNSDCSVLPIIKALKRGVRVVELDLWPNNDANGGVHVYHGWTLTTPVELIECLKSIREHAFSSSPYPVIITLEDHLTVDLQAKVAQLITQTFEDMLFYPESECLKELPSPDELKYRFIISTKPPKEFLQAKISKEKKEKSLKGKDSDEQDDDTLYKSCSIRLQSDSDSSQHNQDDEDHDDSDHDSRPPGPCSYKCLIAIHAGKPKGGLKEALKVELNKVRRLSLSEQALEKAVSSNGMDVVRFTQSNFLRVYPKGTRFNSSNYNPLIGWTHGAQMVAFNMQGCGKYLWLMHGMFRSNGGCGYVRKPDLLMKVGPNNEVFDPKANLQVKKTFKVKVYMGDGWHLDFKQTHFDQFSPPDFYTKVGIAGVPADTLMKETKKIEDDWTPVWDEEFTFPLTVPELALLRVVVHEYDMSGKGDFGGQTCLPVWELRPGIRAVPLFNRRGEKYNSVRLLMRFEFV
- the LOC121240525 gene encoding phosphoinositide phospholipase C 4-like isoform X1 — encoded protein: MGTYRMCVCFTRKFKIKESEPPPDVKEAFNKYAEGGNYMTEEQLHRFLVEVQGETGASISDAVRVVEQVLQKRHHISKYTRKHTLSLDDFHHYLFSMELNPPIGDEVHQDMTAPVSNYFIYTGHNSYLTGNQLNSDCSVLPIIKALKRGVRVVELDLWPNNDANGGVHVYHGWTLTTPVELIECLKSIREHAFSSSPYPVIITLEDHLTVDLQAKVAQLITQTFEDMLFYPESECLKELPSPDELKYRFIISTKPPKEFLQAKISKEKKEKSLKGKDSDEQDDDTSDSDSSQHNQDDEDHDDSDHDSRPPGPCSYKCLIAIHAGKPKGGLKEALKVELNKVRRLSLSEQALEKAVSSNGMDVVRFTQSNFLRVYPKGTRFNSSNYNPLIGWTHGAQMVAFNMQGCGKYLWLMHGMFRSNGGCGYVRKPDLLMKVGPNNEVFDPKANLQVKKTFKVKVYMGDGWHLDFKQTHFDQFSPPDFYTKVGIAGVPADTLMKETKKIEDDWTPVWDEEFTFPLTVPELALLRVVVHEYDMSGKGDFGGQTCLPVWELRPGIRAVPLFNRRGEKYNSVRLLMRFEFV